Genomic segment of Iocasia fonsfrigidae:
TTTTAGGCCTACCGATATGGATGAAGATGAGAAAGGTGCTGGTGGGGTTCCGATCCGGACAAAAGAAGATTTAATAAGGCTCTATGATGCCAGTAGAACAGGGAATTATCCTTTGATGAGGTGTTATAGTGGGACAAGGGATGTCTTTCAAATGGCAGATCTTTTGCTCGATACGATAAATAACGCCTGGTGTGCTGTTCCCCTTTCATGGTATAATAAGCTTGATGGACGTGGTCCAAGGGGGTTACTAGCATCAATCAAGGAAAATCAGTTATTGATGAAATGGCATGGTGAGAGGAATATACCTGTTGAGGTTAATGAATCACATCACTGGAGTTTGCGTGATGCCCATGATACCATTGCTGTAGTAATGGCTTATTTAGCTGCTTATAATGCTAGAAAAATGGGAGTAAAAACATATATTGCTCAATATATGTTTAATACTCCTAATGGAACAAGTGCGGATATGGATATTGCGAAAATGATGGCTAAAAAAGAGTTAATTGAAAATCTTAAAGGAGAAAATTTTCAGGTTTTAACACAGGTTAGGGCTGGTTTAAGTAGTTTTCCAGCACAGCCTGATAGGGCTAAAGGTCAATTGGCTTATGCTACTTTTTTAGGGATGTCTTTAAGACCAGATATTGTCCATGTTGTTGCCTACTCAGAAGCTGATCATGCTGCTTGGAGTAGTGATGTTATTGAAAGCTGCCAAATTGCCCGTCAGGTAATAAATAATTTAGTGTATAATTATCCTGATATAAGTCATGATCCAGGAATCATTAAACGAAAACAAAAATTATTATCTGAAAGTAGGGTGTTATTAAATCATATAAAAAATTTAGCTGATAATGGTGTTGCTGATCCCTGGTCTGACCCTGTAACTCTTACCCGGGCAATTAAATCTGGCCTTATTGATGCACCACACTTAAAAGGTAATTCTGAAGGGGTTGGTTTACTTAAGACTAAGATAGTAAATGGAGCCTGTTATGCCTATGATTACAAGAAAAATAAGATACTTAGTGAATTAGATAGAATCGAACAATTAAAGGGGGTTTCAAGCAATGGATACTTATGAGCCATTTTTAAGGAATTTTATCCTCTTTTCTGAGATGAGTGATAGTGATCTTATTGCAATCAGCGCTCTACTGGAGAGTAGTAGTTCCCACAATGGAGAAATAATCTTTATGCAGGGTGATATAGGGAATAATGTTTATTTCATAAAAAAGGGTAAGGTTAAGGCTGTAAGAAACAACGTAAATGGTGATGAACAGATACTCGAAATACTTCAGCCAGGTGATGTTTTTGGGGAAGTAGTTTTATTTGGTATAGATGAATACCCTGCTACTGCTATCGCCCTTGATGAAGTGGAACTTGTCTTTTTATCAAAAACGAGATTTAAAGAATATTTTACTGCCAATCCACAGATAGCCTGGGGGATGTTAAGGGTCATGGCTAAAAAATTGTACAGAGCGCAGAGAAAAATAGAGAACCTGGGATTAAAAGACACCCGGGCCAGGGTGGCTACCTTAATTATTGATATGTTGATTGACTTTGGGGAGACAGAAAATGAATTAGTACTGGACATCAATAGGCAGGAAATGGCAAATTATATTGGGACCAGCAGAGAGACTGTTAGCAGGGTCTTAAGTGATTTTAAAAATGAAGATATTATAGAGGTTAATGGCAATAGGATATTTATCAAAGATTTTAGTGCTTTAAAGGAATGGACATAAGCCTGTTGGGTAATAGTATAAATTTAAGGGGTGATAATACTGGAGGTAGTATTAATTATACTGGCAGGTATTTTAATTACAATTCCTGTCAGGTTTTCAGCTTTATTTTTTTTAGCGTGGTTTGGACTAATCCCCTTTATATATGCTATCTCTGGTGATAAGCCCTCCCAGGGGTTTAAAAAAGGGGTTTTTCTGGGCATAATAATTGTTCTGATGACATCATATTGGTTATATTACCCACTAAGGTATTATAGTGGGTTGTCTCTGATGTTCTGTCTTATTATATTATTGAGCTTTTATTTGCTGCTTGCTGTTTTTTACGGTCTATGGGCCTGGTTTTATTTATACATAAAGAGAAATAGGTCTATAAATCCTCTCTGGCTGGCGCTTACCTGGACTGCCTTTGAGTATATTAGATTTAGAGTATTTCGGCCGTTTCCCTTTGCTTTTATTGCTTATACACAGGCATCTTTTAAACAATTATTACAATTTGCTGACCTTGGTGGAGTATTTTTAATAAGCTTTATTGTTATTTTAATAAATGCTTTTTTTTATAAGTTCTTTATTGAAAGAAAGAAAGGGAATGCTTTATTTATTATTATAATTTTTATAATTATTTTTTCTTATGGAGGTATTAAATTATCAAATTATAAGAACCAGGATTATAATTATATAAATCTAGGAATTGTTCAAACAAACCTGGATCCGGTAGAAAAATGGAAAACAGCAAACATTGAATCAAATATAAATTATCTTGTAGAAGAGTCCAGGAAAATAAATGATATTAATTTAATTATCTGGCCAGAATCATCACTTACCTTTGACTTTATTAGAAATGAGTATTACCGGGAAAGATTTGTAGGATCATTAAAGGGTATTTCTTTTCCTCTTTTAACAGGGAGTCTATCAATTATAGATGATGACTTCAAAAAATATAATAGTGTTTTTCTTCTTGCAGCAGATGGTAAAATAATGGGGAGATATAATAAAATAAAACTCCTTCCCTTTGGTGAGTATATTCCTTTCAAGAAATTAGTTGAAAAAATAACTGGCTATACTAACTCTCCCAACTACCCGGGAGGGGATATCAATATTCTGAACTTACCGTCATTTAGCTGGCGGACAGTTATTTGTTCTGAGATTCTCTATCCAGATTTTGTTATGAAAGGGATTAAGGAGGCAGATTTGATTATAAATCAGTCCAATGAGGCCTGGTTTCAGAGTAGTAATTTGAGCCGACAGATGTGGACAACTGCTGTTTTCAGGGCTGTAGAAAATAGGAGGGCTGTAGTGAGATCGGGTAATAAGTCCTTTGGAGGTGTTATTTCTCCAGCTGGTATAAATATTAAGAAGGTCTATTCAGGTGATATGTCAACTGTTAAAGCTGCTGTTCCTTTAAATCGGGAAACTACATTTTATCAGCTGTATGGTGATTTTATTGGTTATATATCAACCCTGATTCTGTTGATACTATTTTTGTTAAAGATTGTTTTAAAGTATCTCAAAAACAAACAGTAAATCTTTATTATTGACTCTGTGTCTAAATATAACACAGGGTCTTTTTATATTAGGATAATGTGATTCCAAAATTGTAATTAAAAACTTTGAAGCTCGATAAATATATTTACTTCCCTATGAAAAGAAAATGTCTAAAATTGCTATCATGTATACAGTCAAGATTGAATAATAGTACATATGAATAATATAGTGTATTAATAAGGGAGGCCAAAAAATGTGTGGAATTGCTGGTTGGATTGATTGGCATAGGAATATAAGTGATAATTTAGATATTTTAGAGGAAATGCAAGAAAGTCTTAGCCATCGTGGTCCTGATGATAGTGGTGACTGGTATTCAAATAGGGCAGGATTTGCACACAGGAGATTAATAGTAATTGACCCTGAGGGGGGCAAGCAACCTATGCTGGCTCAACAGGGCAGAAAAACCTATGTCCTTGTCTATAATGGTGAACTATATAATACAGAAGATCTTAGACAGATACTTCTTAATAAAGGTTATAATTTTAATGGGCATTCAGATACAGAGGTTTTATTACAGTCCTATTTAGAATGGGGAGAAAGATGTGTTGATTACTTTAACGGGATATTTGCCTTTGCTATCTGGGATGTCTGTGAAGAAAAATTATTTATGGCCAGGGATCGGATAGGTGTTAAACCACTTTTTTATGCTCAATTAAAAAATGGTCTTGTTTTTGCATCAGAAATAAAGGCTTTATTAAAACATCCTGAAATAGAACCCTGTATAAATGCAGAGGGGCTGGCAGAGGTATTAATTCTAGGCCCAGGTAGAACACCTGGTAACGGTATATTTAAAGGTGTTATGGAATTGAAACCTGGTTTTTCTTTGACATACCAGAAAAACAGTCTGAAACTCACTAAATACTGGGAACTTGTGAGTAAAGAACATACAGATACGCTAGCTGAAACAGTGGAAAAAGTCAGGTATCTTTTTACTGATTCTGTAAAACGCCAATTGATTTCAGATGTGCCGATCTGTACTCTACTATCAGGTGGTCTAGATTCCAGTGCTATTAGTGCTGTAGCCAGTAGAGAGCTGAAAAAAAATGGCTATAGGGGGTTAGCTACATATTCTGTTGACTATGAGGGTAATGAAAGGTTTTTTAAGGCAAATGATTTTCAACCTGAAACTGATAATTACTGGGCGGCTAAGGTAGCAGATAACATTAACTCCAAGCATCATAATGTAGTGCTGGATAATCATCTTTTAAGTGAAAAATTAAGGGAGGGTGTTTATGCCAGGGATTTACCGGGGATGGCTGATATTGATGTTTCCCTGTATTTACTGGCTAAAGAGATAAAAAAGGATTTTGTTGTAGCAGTATCTGGTGAGTGTGCTGATGAGATATTTGGTGGTTATCCCTGGTTTTACCGGGAGGAAGCCCTGGGAGCCGGTATTTTTCCCTGGTCAAGGAGGTATAGAGAACGGATAGCCTTATTATCAAGGGAAGTCAAGGAGAGAATTTCCCCTGAAGAATACCTGTTTGAGAGATATCAAGAGGCATTAGCTGAGGTTCCTGTCTTAGCAGGTGAAGATGAGAAGAACGCACGTATGAGAGAGATGTTTTATCTTAATTTGACACGTTGGATGCCTGTTCTATTGGATAGAAAGGATAGAATGAGTATGTATACTGGATTAGAAATCAGAGTACCTTTCTGTGACCATCGGCTGGTAGAATATCTCTGGAATATACCATGGGAAATGAAGTCTTATGGCGGACAGAGAAAGGGATTACTCCGTGAATCCCTTAAAGGTATTCTTCCAGAGTCGGTTAGAAATAGACCTAAAAATCCTTATCCCAGGACCTTTAATCCGCTTTATTATCAGGAAACAAAAGCCTTGTTAATAGATATATTGAATAATAAAAATAAGCCACTACATTCTGTGATAGATATAGAAGCAGTACTTAATCTAACTGAGAAGAAAGGGGATTTTGATATCCCCTGGTTTGGTCAATTAATGCGTTTACCTCAGCTTTTTGCTTATCTTCTACAATTAAATATCTGGTTGGAAGACTATCATGTAAGAATATCTTAGCCCGGTTTTTAGTTCTTTAGTTTATTGATAAGTTCTTTAGCTGGATTGGCATATAGGGTCTGGTATTCTTCATAATATACCAGGCCTGGTTTAGCTCCCTTGGGTTTCCTGACATTTTTTACTTTTGTATAATCAACAGGTACATTTTCTGACATTCTCCCTTTACTATAATAAGCAGCTATAACAGCGGCTTCATTAACTGTTTCCTGGGGTATATTGTCATTTGTATGGTTTCGAATTATTACATGTGAACCAGCTATTTCCTTGACGTGCAGCCAGATGTCTTCACTATGTGCAATTTTTTTGGTCAGCCGGTCATTCTGATAGTTGTTACGACCGGCTAAAATATGATAACCCTGTGAAGATATAAATTTATAAGGTGGTAATGGTTTGTTGCTTTTCTTTTTTTGTTTGTTTTTCTTCTTTTCTTTAAGATAGCCCTCTTTGATTAATTCCTCTCGAATTTCTTTCAAATCACTTTGAGATTCAGCCTGCTCAATGTTCAGGGAGACTTGTTCTAAGTATCTTTCTTCATGTCTTAAAATACCCAGTTGTTTTTTAAGGTGTTTAATGCTTTTTTTAACTTTATTATATTTCTTATAATATTTCTGCGCATTCTGAGCCGGTGTTAAAGAGGGATCAAGGTCAATTTTAATTTTACTTTGTTCTACATCAAAATAATTTACTAATTCAATCTCTTCTAATCCCTTTTTTAGCTGATATATGTTAGCTGTAATCAATTCACCATATTGCTTATACCTATCTGCGTTAGCAGCATCCTCTAATCCATTATGGTATTTCTTTTGTTTTTTTCTGTTTTTAGTCAGGTATTTATTAATAATATTATTCAGTCTATCTTTAAAATTATCTAGCTTATTATTGGTAACTTCATTGGAATAATAGTAATCAAAAAGTTCGCCGGTACCGGGATAGGTATGATCCTTTATATTTTTCTGGTGGAGTAAGGGATAGGCAGATAGATAAGAAATATTATTATGCTTATCCAGTCCTACAGCTGGTCTAAATTTCCCCTGTTTAACTTCTTGAAAGATTGATAAAAAACTGTTTTTAATTCTTTCTCTATCTTCCTTACTAAGGGTTGAATAATCGATTTTAAAGTCAATACCTGCCCTAAAAATAATTTCTTTTGCCATATAGGGTCCAATACCCCGGTAATTGTACATAATTGCCTTATCTGCCCGGTCAGAAAAATCATCAGGTATATATGAAAAAAAATCCTCTTTACTAACAACTGTTGGGTCAATTTTGTCCTGTCTCGGTGGATATTGATAATCTAAACCAGGATATAATTGACGCTGTTGGCTCTGCTGTTTGTTTATCCGTTTTAAAGCATCAAGGATTATACCATCTTCATTAATCAGTATTATATTACTGTATTTCCCCATAACTTCAGTAATAAGATAATATTTTTCCTTTCTTAATTTTATATGAAAAATAAGTATTCGTTCGAAATCAGGTTGCTCTATTTTATCAATAATACCGCGGTGGAGATATTTGCGTAATAACATACAGAAATCGGGTGCCTTAAGGGGGTTTTCATAATCCAAATTACTAATATGAAGGCGGTTGTAAGCAGGGTCTGTTGAAATAAGCATTTTTCTATTTTGGTTCTCACACCTGATAGTAAAACTAAGGGTATCATTATTTATTTGATATATTTTATCTATTCTTCCCCCCAGAATATTTTCTGTTAAATCGTTTTTAATAGCTGTCAGCATAATACCATCAATTGACATGATAAATCACTCCTTTAACTAATTATAGTATAAGGTATATCTATATATCAGTCAATTAAATAGATTGTTCTTTTTATTAAGCCCTGTGAATAGTATTAAAATGATAGAATTGCTAAACACAGGAGTGATTATTATGTTAGCAGAAAAGGAGTATTACCTCTTAAATCAGGAAGAACTTATTGATTATTTTGGATTTTCCCTAACAGATGGTTTATCAACAAGAGAGATCAGAAAAAGGCAGCTACAGTATGGTAGAAATAGATTAATTACATCAAACAGCAAGGGAATCGTATCTATCTTTATTGACCAGTTCAGAGATTTTATGATAATTGTTTTAATGGCAGCAACCTGTTTATCATTTTTAATGGGTGAGATAAGTGATGGAATTACTATTTTTGCTATTATAATTATTAATGGGATTATGGGTTTTATTCAGGAATATAGGGCAGAGAGGTCATTGGCTGCTTTAAGTAAACTGGCTGCACCAGAGGCCAGGGTTATTAGAGATGGCAGACTTGAGGAAGTGGCTGCTGAGGAATTAGTACCTGGTGATTTAATTGCTTTAGAAACTGGAAATCGTGTCCCAGCTGACTGCAGATTATTAGAAGCAGCAGCTCTTCAGGTAGATGAATCCCTCCTTACTGGTGAATCAATAACAGTTGCTAAATCAACAGGGAAATTATATGCAGCTGGTCTTAATATCACAGAACAAACAAACATTTTATTTATGGGAACAACAGTTACCCGGGGCAGGGCAAAAGCAGTAGTAGTTAATACAGGTATGGATACTGAAATGGGCAAGATAGCAGACCTGCTTAATAATGAAAATGATAATATGACACCACTTCAAAAAAGATTAAAGCACCTTGGTAAATGGCTGGTAATTATGAGTCTATTACTTACTTTTTTGATAGTGATTGTTGGTATTTTAAAGGGGCAGTCCATTTATCAAATGTTTCTGGCAGGTGTCAGTCTGGCTGTTGCTGCAATACCAGAGGGTCTGCCTGCTATAGTAACCCTTGTTCTAGCCCTAGGTGTACAAAAAATGATCAATAATAATGCAATTGTTCGCAAATTACAATCGGTGGAAACACTTGGTTGTGCCACAGTAATCTGCTCTGATAAAACAGGAACCCTTACTAAAAATCAGATGACCTTAAAGAAGATATATTTGAACCATAGAATAAACAACTTTAATCCCGACAGTGAGCTTAAAGGACTTGAGAATGTATTAAAAATTGGTGGTGTTTGTAATACAGTACAGCTCAAGGAAGCAGAAAATAATAGTAAACTTAATCGAGTAAAGGAGTTTTTTATAGGTAGTAAGATACCGGAGTTTCTAGGTGACCCCACAGAAATTGCTCTGGTAAGGGCTGTTTATGACTATGGGTATAGTTTTACTTCTTTGAAAAAAGACTATCAGATAAAAACAGAGGAGGGTTTTGATTCTAGACGAAAACGAATGTCAGTTATTGTTCAAATGCCTAAAGGTGATACTGAATTATGGATCAAGGGAGCCCCAGAACTTATTTTACAGAGGTGTACCTATCTTGAAGTCAACGGAAAGAAAGAAAAAATGACTGAACAGTTAAAAAGAGAGGTACAGCGGGCTAATGATTCTATGGCCAGAGATGCCCTGCGTGTTCTAGCTATAGGATACAGAAAAGTAAATAATAGAGTAGCTAAAAATAGAGCGGCAAATTATGAAAAAGATTTAACTTTGCTGGGATTAGTTGGTTTAATTGACCCTCCCCGTGAAGAGGCATACCAGGCTGTATTAAGTTGTCATAAGGCAGGTATAAAACCAGTAATGATTACTGGAGATCACAAGATTACTGCTCGTGTTATAGCAGAAGACCTTGGTATTATTCCAGGAAGAGGCAGGGTTATTACAGGTGAAGAGATCAAGGGAATGGATGATAAAACACTTAATAATATTACCAGAGATGTAATGGTTTTTGCCCGGATATCCCCCGAAGATAAGTTGAGGATTGTCAGGTCGTATAAAGAAAATGGTGAAATAGTTGCGATGACAGGTGATGGAGTTAATGATGC
This window contains:
- a CDS encoding Crp/Fnr family transcriptional regulator, whose amino-acid sequence is MDTYEPFLRNFILFSEMSDSDLIAISALLESSSSHNGEIIFMQGDIGNNVYFIKKGKVKAVRNNVNGDEQILEILQPGDVFGEVVLFGIDEYPATAIALDEVELVFLSKTRFKEYFTANPQIAWGMLRVMAKKLYRAQRKIENLGLKDTRARVATLIIDMLIDFGETENELVLDINRQEMANYIGTSRETVSRVLSDFKNEDIIEVNGNRIFIKDFSALKEWT
- a CDS encoding cobalamin B12-binding domain-containing protein codes for the protein MKKLIIGASVGNCVHVAGVLNFLRLAEEHGYRAKFLGPAISINYLLNAVEEASPDMVAVGYRLTPETAYKILKRLKDSVEERGLSSYKFVFGGTLPVARKAQEVGFFDAVFSGQEEIEEIIAYLEGKSLSDRDISYGKNLLNRIALKKPYPLLRHHFGLPSVDETVDGIKEIAKSKVLDIISLGPDQNAQQSFFRPTDMDEDEKGAGGVPIRTKEDLIRLYDASRTGNYPLMRCYSGTRDVFQMADLLLDTINNAWCAVPLSWYNKLDGRGPRGLLASIKENQLLMKWHGERNIPVEVNESHHWSLRDAHDTIAVVMAYLAAYNARKMGVKTYIAQYMFNTPNGTSADMDIAKMMAKKELIENLKGENFQVLTQVRAGLSSFPAQPDRAKGQLAYATFLGMSLRPDIVHVVAYSEADHAAWSSDVIESCQIARQVINNLVYNYPDISHDPGIIKRKQKLLSESRVLLNHIKNLADNGVADPWSDPVTLTRAIKSGLIDAPHLKGNSEGVGLLKTKIVNGACYAYDYKKNKILSELDRIEQLKGVSSNGYL
- the lnt gene encoding apolipoprotein N-acyltransferase; translation: MIILEVVLIILAGILITIPVRFSALFFLAWFGLIPFIYAISGDKPSQGFKKGVFLGIIIVLMTSYWLYYPLRYYSGLSLMFCLIILLSFYLLLAVFYGLWAWFYLYIKRNRSINPLWLALTWTAFEYIRFRVFRPFPFAFIAYTQASFKQLLQFADLGGVFLISFIVILINAFFYKFFIERKKGNALFIIIIFIIIFSYGGIKLSNYKNQDYNYINLGIVQTNLDPVEKWKTANIESNINYLVEESRKINDINLIIWPESSLTFDFIRNEYYRERFVGSLKGISFPLLTGSLSIIDDDFKKYNSVFLLAADGKIMGRYNKIKLLPFGEYIPFKKLVEKITGYTNSPNYPGGDINILNLPSFSWRTVICSEILYPDFVMKGIKEADLIINQSNEAWFQSSNLSRQMWTTAVFRAVENRRAVVRSGNKSFGGVISPAGINIKKVYSGDMSTVKAAVPLNRETTFYQLYGDFIGYISTLILLILFLLKIVLKYLKNKQ
- the asnB gene encoding asparagine synthase (glutamine-hydrolyzing), translating into MCGIAGWIDWHRNISDNLDILEEMQESLSHRGPDDSGDWYSNRAGFAHRRLIVIDPEGGKQPMLAQQGRKTYVLVYNGELYNTEDLRQILLNKGYNFNGHSDTEVLLQSYLEWGERCVDYFNGIFAFAIWDVCEEKLFMARDRIGVKPLFYAQLKNGLVFASEIKALLKHPEIEPCINAEGLAEVLILGPGRTPGNGIFKGVMELKPGFSLTYQKNSLKLTKYWELVSKEHTDTLAETVEKVRYLFTDSVKRQLISDVPICTLLSGGLDSSAISAVASRELKKNGYRGLATYSVDYEGNERFFKANDFQPETDNYWAAKVADNINSKHHNVVLDNHLLSEKLREGVYARDLPGMADIDVSLYLLAKEIKKDFVVAVSGECADEIFGGYPWFYREEALGAGIFPWSRRYRERIALLSREVKERISPEEYLFERYQEALAEVPVLAGEDEKNARMREMFYLNLTRWMPVLLDRKDRMSMYTGLEIRVPFCDHRLVEYLWNIPWEMKSYGGQRKGLLRESLKGILPESVRNRPKNPYPRTFNPLYYQETKALLIDILNNKNKPLHSVIDIEAVLNLTEKKGDFDIPWFGQLMRLPQLFAYLLQLNIWLEDYHVRIS
- a CDS encoding Rqc2 family fibronectin-binding protein; amino-acid sequence: MSIDGIMLTAIKNDLTENILGGRIDKIYQINNDTLSFTIRCENQNRKMLISTDPAYNRLHISNLDYENPLKAPDFCMLLRKYLHRGIIDKIEQPDFERILIFHIKLRKEKYYLITEVMGKYSNIILINEDGIILDALKRINKQQSQQRQLYPGLDYQYPPRQDKIDPTVVSKEDFFSYIPDDFSDRADKAIMYNYRGIGPYMAKEIIFRAGIDFKIDYSTLSKEDRERIKNSFLSIFQEVKQGKFRPAVGLDKHNNISYLSAYPLLHQKNIKDHTYPGTGELFDYYYSNEVTNNKLDNFKDRLNNIINKYLTKNRKKQKKYHNGLEDAANADRYKQYGELITANIYQLKKGLEEIELVNYFDVEQSKIKIDLDPSLTPAQNAQKYYKKYNKVKKSIKHLKKQLGILRHEERYLEQVSLNIEQAESQSDLKEIREELIKEGYLKEKKKNKQKKKSNKPLPPYKFISSQGYHILAGRNNYQNDRLTKKIAHSEDIWLHVKEIAGSHVIIRNHTNDNIPQETVNEAAVIAAYYSKGRMSENVPVDYTKVKNVRKPKGAKPGLVYYEEYQTLYANPAKELINKLKN
- a CDS encoding calcium-translocating P-type ATPase, PMCA-type, with amino-acid sequence MLAEKEYYLLNQEELIDYFGFSLTDGLSTREIRKRQLQYGRNRLITSNSKGIVSIFIDQFRDFMIIVLMAATCLSFLMGEISDGITIFAIIIINGIMGFIQEYRAERSLAALSKLAAPEARVIRDGRLEEVAAEELVPGDLIALETGNRVPADCRLLEAAALQVDESLLTGESITVAKSTGKLYAAGLNITEQTNILFMGTTVTRGRAKAVVVNTGMDTEMGKIADLLNNENDNMTPLQKRLKHLGKWLVIMSLLLTFLIVIVGILKGQSIYQMFLAGVSLAVAAIPEGLPAIVTLVLALGVQKMINNNAIVRKLQSVETLGCATVICSDKTGTLTKNQMTLKKIYLNHRINNFNPDSELKGLENVLKIGGVCNTVQLKEAENNSKLNRVKEFFIGSKIPEFLGDPTEIALVRAVYDYGYSFTSLKKDYQIKTEEGFDSRRKRMSVIVQMPKGDTELWIKGAPELILQRCTYLEVNGKKEKMTEQLKREVQRANDSMARDALRVLAIGYRKVNNRVAKNRAANYEKDLTLLGLVGLIDPPREEAYQAVLSCHKAGIKPVMITGDHKITARVIAEDLGIIPGRGRVITGEEIKGMDDKTLNNITRDVMVFARISPEDKLRIVRSYKENGEIVAMTGDGVNDAPAVKEADIGIAMGEQGTDVTKEVSSLILGDDNFATIVKAIAEGRKIYNNIRKFIRYLLACNTGELLAVFLGILMGLPIPLLPIQILWVNLVTDGLPALALGMDNDSDDVMEKPPRDPEESILAGGMVAHLISQGSLIGISTMTAFLIAIYHLEVDLNTARTMAFSTLVFSQLCFVFSCRSEDYAFWQLSPFSNIYLLGAVLLSSIMQLGVIYSPFLSRFFKTSILNIEQWIIVLILSSWSTIVIDLIRGIFRKKR